One genomic window of Pseudoxanthomonas sp. includes the following:
- a CDS encoding ribonucleoside-diphosphate reductase subunit alpha: MENQLVTQTDTAAAARPADAEFLLTSPPTATAMRVKKRNGGDEAVDLNKIVRAIQRCAEGLHAVDPMRVATRTISGLYDGATTQELDELSIRTAALLIGEEPEYGRLAARLLANFIAKEVSGQEIHAFSQSISRGHEVGLINDRLLNFAQTNARKLNDAIDINLDKEFEYFGLRTLYDRYLLRHPHTRKVIETPQQFFLRIASALSEDVPEALALYQRMGNLDYLPSSPTLFNSGTTHEQLSSCFLLDSPQDSLESIYSKYGDIAQLSKFSGGIGVSYTRVRARGSLIKSTNGHSNGIVPWLKTLDSSVAAVNQGGKRKGAACVYLETWHADLEDFLELRDNAGDDARRTHNLNLANWVPDLFMQRVEADAQWSMFDPKTTPELTDLYGEAFERAYLQAEAQGKASKTISARKLYARMMRTLAETGNGWMTFKDKCNKASNQTLRAGNVIHLSNLCTEILEVTSNDETAVCNLGSINLGRHFDAHGDFDFEKLAETVRLAVRQLDRVIDLNFYPIETARRGNLRWRPVGLGCMGLQDVFFKKRLAFDSAEARAISNKIAETIYFHALETSCELAQERGKHPSFADTRAANGELQFDAWNVVPDDAARWDALRERIKTHGLRNSLLIAIAPTATIASIAGCYECVEPQVSNLFKRETLSGDFLQVNRYLVGELKKLGQWTPEIRDAIKLAEGSIQGIAEIPETLRHIYRTTWEIPMRSLIDMAAGRGAFIDQSASLNLFMESPNIGALSSMYMYAWKQGIKTTYYLRSRPATRIAKATISHGASEAPKPVFTPDEAVSCSLENPEACEACQ; the protein is encoded by the coding sequence ATGGAGAACCAACTCGTGACCCAGACCGATACCGCCGCGGCTGCGCGCCCGGCCGATGCAGAATTCCTGCTGACCTCGCCGCCGACCGCGACCGCGATGCGCGTGAAGAAGCGCAACGGCGGCGACGAGGCCGTGGACCTGAACAAGATCGTGCGCGCCATCCAGCGCTGCGCCGAAGGCCTGCATGCGGTCGATCCGATGCGCGTGGCCACCCGCACCATCTCCGGCCTGTACGACGGCGCCACCACCCAGGAACTGGACGAACTGTCCATCCGTACCGCCGCGCTGCTGATCGGCGAAGAGCCCGAATACGGCCGCCTGGCCGCGCGCCTGCTGGCCAACTTCATCGCCAAGGAAGTCTCTGGCCAGGAGATCCATGCCTTCTCGCAGTCGATCAGCCGCGGCCACGAAGTGGGCCTGATCAACGACCGCCTGCTGAACTTCGCGCAGACCAACGCGCGCAAGCTCAACGATGCGATCGACATCAACCTGGACAAGGAGTTCGAATACTTCGGCCTGCGCACGCTGTACGACCGCTACCTGCTGCGCCACCCGCACACCCGCAAGGTGATCGAGACCCCGCAGCAGTTCTTCCTGCGTATCGCCAGCGCGCTGAGCGAAGACGTGCCCGAAGCCCTGGCGCTGTACCAGCGCATGGGCAACCTGGACTACCTGCCGTCCTCGCCGACGCTGTTCAACTCCGGCACCACCCACGAGCAGCTGTCCTCGTGCTTCCTGCTGGACTCGCCGCAGGATTCGCTGGAGTCGATCTATTCCAAGTACGGCGACATCGCCCAGCTGTCCAAGTTCTCCGGCGGCATCGGCGTCAGCTACACCCGCGTGCGTGCGCGCGGCTCGCTGATCAAGTCGACCAACGGCCATTCCAACGGCATCGTGCCGTGGCTGAAGACGCTGGATTCGTCGGTCGCGGCTGTGAACCAGGGCGGCAAGCGCAAGGGCGCGGCCTGCGTGTACCTGGAAACCTGGCACGCCGACCTGGAAGACTTCCTGGAGCTGCGTGACAACGCCGGTGACGACGCCCGCCGCACCCACAACCTCAACCTGGCCAACTGGGTGCCGGACCTGTTCATGCAGCGCGTGGAAGCCGATGCGCAGTGGTCCATGTTCGATCCCAAGACCACCCCGGAACTGACCGACCTGTACGGCGAAGCCTTCGAGCGCGCCTACCTGCAGGCCGAAGCCCAGGGCAAGGCCTCCAAGACCATCTCCGCGCGCAAGCTCTACGCCCGGATGATGCGCACCCTGGCCGAGACCGGCAACGGCTGGATGACGTTCAAGGACAAGTGCAACAAGGCGTCCAACCAGACCTTGCGCGCCGGCAACGTGATCCACCTGTCCAACCTGTGCACCGAAATCCTGGAGGTCACTTCCAACGACGAGACCGCGGTGTGCAACCTGGGCTCGATCAACCTGGGTCGCCATTTCGACGCCCACGGTGACTTCGATTTCGAGAAGCTGGCCGAGACCGTGCGCTTGGCCGTGCGCCAGCTGGACCGCGTGATCGACCTGAACTTCTATCCGATCGAAACCGCGCGTCGCGGCAACCTGCGCTGGCGTCCGGTCGGCCTGGGCTGCATGGGCCTGCAGGACGTGTTCTTCAAGAAGCGCCTGGCCTTCGACAGCGCCGAGGCGCGCGCGATCTCCAACAAGATCGCCGAGACCATCTACTTCCACGCGCTGGAAACCTCGTGCGAACTGGCCCAGGAACGCGGCAAGCATCCGTCCTTCGCCGACACCCGCGCGGCCAACGGCGAGCTGCAGTTCGACGCCTGGAACGTGGTGCCCGACGACGCCGCGCGCTGGGATGCCCTGCGCGAGCGCATCAAGACCCACGGCCTGCGCAACTCGCTGCTGATCGCCATCGCCCCGACCGCCACCATCGCCTCCATCGCCGGCTGCTACGAGTGCGTGGAGCCGCAGGTGTCCAACCTGTTCAAGCGCGAGACGCTGTCCGGCGACTTCCTGCAGGTCAACCGCTACCTGGTGGGCGAGCTGAAGAAGCTCGGCCAGTGGACCCCGGAAATCCGCGACGCCATCAAGCTGGCCGAAGGCTCGATCCAGGGCATCGCCGAGATCCCGGAAACGCTGCGCCACATCTACCGCACCACCTGGGAAATCCCGATGCGCTCGCTGATCGACATGGCCGCCGGCCGTGGCGCCTTCATCGACCAGTCCGCCTCGCTCAACCTGTTCATGGAAAGCCCGAACATCGGCGCGCTGTCCTCCATGTACATGTACGCGTGGAAGCAGGGCATCAAGACCACCTACTACCTGCGTTCGCGTCCGGCCACCCGCATCGCCAAGGCCACCATCAGCCACGGCGCCAGCGAAGCCCCCAAGCCGGTGTTCACCCCGGACGAAGCGGTCAGCTGCTCGCTGGAAAACCCGGAAGCCTGCGAGGCCTGCCAGTAA
- a CDS encoding ZIP family metal transporter, which translates to MHDNAFSPGHSTLRRAAPFLLLALAALLGAWLVQAVVAHWDVQPGLRQAMRDGLICAGATALGALPVLAIGRIPQRLADCLMGFGAGVMLAATAFSLIVPGLQAAREQHFDGVGAGLVISVGICLGVAMMLLMDRAVPHAHLDQEGHTTRSVAGQLAEWLPPRVMLFVLAITLHNIPEGMAVGVASGSGMANAEPFSMAIALQDIPEGLVIALSLATAGVRRSRAVLIGVLSGLVEPVGALVAALAVGAFSTLLPWGLAFAAGAMLFAVSHEVIPESHRNGHETSATIGLTLGFCLMMVMDTGLG; encoded by the coding sequence ATGCACGACAACGCTTTTTCCCCCGGTCACTCCACCCTGCGCCGCGCCGCGCCATTCCTGCTGCTGGCGTTGGCCGCCCTGCTCGGCGCCTGGCTGGTGCAGGCGGTGGTGGCGCACTGGGACGTGCAGCCCGGCCTGCGCCAGGCCATGCGTGATGGCCTGATCTGTGCCGGCGCCACGGCGCTGGGCGCGCTGCCGGTGCTGGCCATCGGCCGCATTCCGCAACGCCTGGCCGATTGCCTGATGGGCTTCGGCGCCGGGGTGATGTTGGCGGCGACCGCGTTTTCGCTGATCGTGCCGGGGCTGCAGGCTGCCAGGGAGCAACATTTCGATGGCGTCGGCGCCGGCCTGGTGATCAGCGTGGGCATCTGCCTGGGCGTGGCGATGATGTTGCTGATGGACCGGGCGGTGCCGCATGCACACCTGGACCAGGAGGGCCACACCACCCGCAGCGTCGCCGGACAGCTGGCCGAGTGGCTGCCGCCGCGGGTGATGCTGTTCGTGCTGGCCATCACCCTGCACAACATTCCCGAGGGCATGGCGGTGGGCGTGGCGTCGGGTTCGGGCATGGCCAATGCCGAACCCTTCAGCATGGCCATTGCCTTGCAGGACATCCCCGAAGGCCTGGTGATCGCACTGTCGCTGGCCACCGCCGGCGTGCGCCGCAGCCGCGCGGTGTTGATTGGCGTGCTGTCGGGACTGGTGGAGCCGGTCGGCGCGCTGGTCGCGGCGCTGGCGGTCGGCGCGTTCTCCACCCTGTTGCCGTGGGGCCTGGCGTTCGCGGCCGGGGCGATGCTGTTCGCGGTCAGCCACGAGGTCATTCCCGAATCGCACCGCAACGGCCACGAGACCTCAGCCACCATCGGCCTGACCCTGGGCTTCTGCCTGATGATGGTGATGGATACCGGCCTGGGCTGA
- a CDS encoding TonB-dependent siderophore receptor, with protein sequence MTASALPRAPAALFRSPLATALLLALGVLALPALAADEDSDTETKRHAPKTLGNVQVTGNRVEPSTTTRLPISIQDTPQSVSVIGLQRLEDESMFSINDVMRNVTGVNVSFYDTQRPLYYARGFQITDFQVDSLPTYSGSTNQEYDTAFYDRIEVIRGANGLLSGAGIPSATVNLLRKRPGREFDASVTASAGSWDFKRVQADVSVPLTRDGRFRSRWVGAWTDRDYYYDRYSENKKAGMAVLEGDLTDSTTVTAGYQIQDNNPVGSTWGTVPFFAADGSKANLSRSTNFAPRWTRWQRKTSTAFANLEQRFGEDWLLKVNLAHTTGDVQSLRAYGSGYPDPVTGTGTYIQASAGETNDSRDAVDVYLSGKFSLFGQTHDVVVGGSWQDLQSTTPGTALVYPGDWVALGNARAYYVPNLYDWDGDAGAVSYTHTGAWRQARTSQRGVYASTRLHLAEPLSLIAGARLSSWETRTRAYDTAGTYTGTSGRYKVSDEVTPYVGIVYDLVPDVSVYASYTEIFNPQNYKDKDNNLLAPVEGSNLETGIKAQLFGGKALATAAVFEAKQDNYAMRDTSQPEGSLPDGSSAYVGVNGTKSRGWEVDFNGELLPGWTLNAGYTHVKVTRAPTDAIYANLPEDYLQLSTQVRLPGSWDRLSLGGGVSWQNKVQGFNILRPNGDGTTTPVTVTQPSYALVHFNANYRINDQWTATLSVRNALDKTYWANLDYQNYGEPRFVSASVRWRF encoded by the coding sequence ATGACCGCCTCCGCTCTCCCGCGCGCGCCTGCCGCGCTGTTCCGCTCACCGCTGGCCACGGCACTGCTGCTCGCGCTGGGCGTGCTGGCCCTGCCCGCGCTGGCTGCCGATGAAGACAGCGACACCGAAACAAAACGCCATGCGCCCAAGACCCTGGGCAACGTGCAGGTCACCGGCAATCGGGTCGAGCCGTCCACCACCACGCGCCTGCCGATCAGCATCCAGGACACGCCGCAGTCGGTCAGCGTGATCGGCCTGCAGCGTCTGGAAGACGAGTCGATGTTCAGCATCAACGACGTGATGCGCAACGTCACCGGCGTCAACGTGTCCTTCTACGACACCCAGCGCCCGCTGTACTACGCGCGCGGCTTCCAGATCACCGACTTCCAGGTGGACAGCCTGCCGACCTACAGCGGCTCGACCAACCAGGAATACGACACCGCCTTCTATGACCGCATCGAAGTGATCCGTGGCGCCAACGGCCTGCTCAGCGGCGCCGGAATTCCCTCGGCCACGGTCAACCTGCTGCGCAAGCGCCCGGGCCGCGAGTTCGATGCGTCGGTCACCGCCAGCGCCGGCAGCTGGGATTTCAAGCGCGTGCAGGCCGACGTGAGCGTGCCGCTGACCAGGGATGGCCGTTTCCGCAGCCGCTGGGTCGGCGCCTGGACCGACCGCGACTATTACTACGACCGCTACAGCGAGAACAAAAAAGCCGGCATGGCCGTGCTGGAAGGTGACCTGACCGACAGCACCACGGTCACGGCTGGCTACCAGATCCAGGACAACAACCCGGTCGGTTCGACCTGGGGCACGGTGCCGTTCTTCGCCGCCGATGGCTCGAAGGCCAACCTGTCGCGTTCGACCAATTTCGCCCCGCGCTGGACGCGCTGGCAGCGCAAGACCAGCACCGCCTTCGCCAACCTGGAACAGCGCTTCGGCGAGGACTGGCTGCTGAAGGTCAACCTCGCGCACACGACCGGCGACGTGCAAAGCCTGCGCGCGTACGGCAGCGGCTATCCCGATCCGGTCACCGGCACGGGCACCTACATCCAGGCCAGCGCGGGCGAGACCAACGACAGCCGCGATGCGGTCGATGTGTACCTGTCGGGCAAGTTCTCGCTGTTCGGCCAGACCCACGACGTGGTGGTCGGCGGCAGCTGGCAGGACCTGCAATCGACCACGCCGGGCACGGCGCTGGTGTACCCCGGTGACTGGGTCGCACTGGGCAACGCACGCGCCTATTACGTGCCCAACCTGTACGACTGGGACGGCGATGCCGGCGCGGTCAGCTACACCCACACCGGCGCATGGCGCCAGGCCCGCACCAGCCAGCGCGGTGTGTACGCCTCCACTCGCCTGCACCTGGCCGAACCGCTGTCGCTGATCGCCGGCGCGCGCCTGAGTTCGTGGGAAACCCGCACCCGCGCGTATGACACCGCCGGCACCTATACCGGCACCAGCGGCCGCTACAAGGTCAGCGACGAGGTGACTCCGTACGTGGGCATCGTCTACGACCTCGTCCCGGACGTATCGGTCTACGCCAGCTATACGGAAATCTTCAATCCGCAGAACTACAAGGACAAGGACAACAACCTGCTGGCGCCGGTGGAAGGCTCCAACCTGGAAACCGGCATCAAGGCGCAGCTGTTCGGCGGCAAGGCGCTGGCCACCGCGGCGGTGTTCGAGGCCAAGCAGGACAACTACGCGATGCGCGACACCAGCCAGCCCGAAGGCTCGCTGCCCGATGGCAGCAGCGCCTACGTCGGCGTCAACGGCACCAAGAGCCGTGGTTGGGAAGTGGATTTCAACGGCGAGCTGCTGCCGGGCTGGACGCTCAACGCCGGCTACACCCACGTCAAGGTGACACGCGCACCAACCGATGCGATCTACGCCAACCTGCCGGAGGACTACCTGCAGCTGTCCACGCAGGTGCGCCTGCCGGGCAGCTGGGACCGCCTGAGCCTGGGCGGCGGCGTCAGCTGGCAGAACAAGGTGCAGGGCTTCAACATCCTGCGGCCCAATGGCGATGGCACCACCACGCCGGTCACGGTCACCCAACCGTCGTACGCGCTGGTGCACTTCAACGCCAACTACCGCATCAACGACCAGTGGACCGCGACGCTGTCAGTGCGCAACGCGCTGGACAAGACGTACTGGGCCAACCTGGACTACCAGAACTACGGCGAGCCGCGCTTCGTCTCGGCCAGCGTGCGCTGGCGGTTCTGA
- a CDS encoding AraC family transcriptional regulator has translation MDFAQTTGLDDARDAVLETVLGAYRMRVEITADVRYCGTWFDREPATHFGQFHLMTDGECWVSGEALECALHLRRGDLIVFPGGVRHLLSSSPDPHQPPEEEPGDTTMLCGELEFVSGNNNPIFNALPTCFVVRSEQSSEAFRQLAQMLTATSRDRRWGRQMVQNKLADSLFTMAVCEYVRSAERPRGLLAAMTDARLSLALSAMHSQPGEDWTIQSLAQVAGMSRTAFAELFTATVGAPPMQYMSQWRATEARRLLGNRRLSVAAVAEMLGYRSEAAFRRFFKRLEGIGPGKARSRNADE, from the coding sequence ATGGACTTTGCCCAGACCACTGGACTCGACGACGCCCGCGATGCCGTGTTGGAGACGGTGCTGGGCGCGTATCGCATGCGCGTGGAAATCACCGCCGACGTGCGCTATTGCGGGACCTGGTTCGATCGCGAGCCGGCCACGCACTTCGGCCAGTTCCACCTGATGACCGATGGCGAATGCTGGGTCAGCGGCGAGGCGCTGGAATGCGCGTTGCACCTGCGCCGCGGTGACCTGATTGTGTTTCCCGGCGGCGTGCGCCACCTGCTCTCATCCTCGCCCGATCCGCACCAGCCGCCGGAGGAAGAACCCGGCGACACCACGATGCTGTGCGGCGAGCTGGAGTTCGTCTCGGGCAACAACAACCCGATCTTCAACGCGCTGCCGACCTGCTTCGTGGTGCGCTCGGAACAGAGCAGCGAGGCCTTCCGCCAGCTGGCGCAGATGCTCACCGCTACCAGCCGCGACCGTCGCTGGGGCCGGCAGATGGTGCAGAACAAGCTGGCCGATTCGCTGTTCACCATGGCCGTGTGCGAGTACGTGCGTAGTGCAGAGCGTCCGCGTGGGCTGCTGGCGGCGATGACCGACGCGCGCTTGTCGCTGGCGCTTTCGGCCATGCATTCACAGCCTGGCGAAGACTGGACTATCCAGTCGCTGGCGCAGGTGGCGGGCATGTCGCGCACCGCGTTCGCCGAGCTGTTCACCGCCACCGTCGGTGCCCCGCCGATGCAGTACATGTCGCAGTGGCGGGCGACCGAAGCACGGCGCCTGCTGGGTAACCGGCGCCTGTCGGTGGCAGCGGTGGCCGAGATGCTGGGCTATCGCAGCGAAGCGGCGTTCCGCCGGTTCTTCAAGCGACTCGAAGGCATCGGCCCGGGCAAGGCGCGCAGCCGCAACGCCGACGAGTAA
- a CDS encoding DUF692 family multinuclear iron-containing protein, translating into MTALQGFGLGLRPQHYDALLNGTPNVDWLEILSENYLVDGGRPLHMLDRIAERWPLAMHGVSMNIGGSDPLDRDYLAQLGQLARRVRPHLISDHLCWTRHDGIQLHDLLPLPQDDAVVRHVAARVRQVQDTLNTQLVLENVSSYLQFSGDTLDEAHFLSAIVDASGCGLLLDVNNVYVNAHNHGFDARAFLDALPVHAVRQIHLAGHAPDALGSGLLIDTHDAPVCDGVWSLYAHAVRRFGDVPTMIERDDHIPPLRDLLDELDIARAVAAGAGRMSAVLARRQAALHDWLRGGDAAIRMHVATPPQVPADAATRLRIYADGYRLRLIAVLSQDFPVLAQWLGTEHFTALAGDYLRDHPSTRPSVRHLGHAFADWLATQCDVDTGAVELAQFEWTQGEVFDAPDARAATLAEVAVLPVEAWPTLQLSFQPALRCLPLQTCVPALVIAHAAEHPLPESPDADPADWLLWRQDFDVHWRRLPADEASALRHMADGGTFGDLCAQLEAEHGTEAPLRAVGLLKRWIHDGLVTALQAAPQVHFEH; encoded by the coding sequence ATGACCGCCTTGCAGGGATTCGGACTGGGCTTGCGCCCGCAGCACTACGACGCGCTGTTGAACGGCACGCCGAACGTCGACTGGCTGGAGATCCTCAGCGAGAACTACCTGGTCGATGGCGGCCGCCCGTTGCACATGCTCGACCGCATCGCCGAGCGCTGGCCGCTGGCCATGCACGGCGTGTCGATGAACATCGGTGGCAGCGATCCGCTGGACCGCGACTATCTGGCGCAACTGGGCCAGCTGGCACGCCGCGTGCGCCCGCACCTGATTTCCGATCACCTGTGCTGGACGCGCCACGACGGCATCCAGCTGCATGACCTGTTGCCGCTGCCGCAGGATGACGCGGTGGTGCGCCACGTCGCCGCGCGCGTGCGCCAGGTGCAGGACACCTTGAACACCCAGCTGGTGCTGGAGAACGTCTCCAGCTATCTGCAGTTTTCAGGCGACACGCTGGACGAGGCGCACTTCCTTTCCGCGATCGTCGACGCCTCCGGCTGCGGCCTGCTGCTGGACGTCAACAACGTCTACGTCAACGCCCACAACCACGGCTTCGACGCGCGCGCGTTCCTCGATGCATTGCCGGTTCACGCAGTGCGCCAGATCCACCTGGCCGGGCATGCGCCCGATGCGCTCGGCAGCGGTCTGTTGATCGATACCCACGACGCGCCGGTCTGCGATGGCGTGTGGTCGCTGTACGCCCATGCCGTGCGCCGCTTCGGCGACGTGCCGACCATGATCGAACGCGACGACCACATCCCGCCGCTGCGGGATTTACTGGACGAACTCGACATTGCCCGCGCCGTCGCGGCTGGAGCAGGCCGCATGAGCGCCGTGCTGGCCCGCCGCCAGGCCGCGCTGCACGACTGGCTGCGCGGTGGCGATGCGGCGATTCGCATGCACGTGGCCACGCCACCGCAGGTGCCCGCCGATGCCGCCACACGTCTGCGCATCTATGCCGATGGCTACCGATTGCGCTTGATCGCCGTGTTGTCCCAGGATTTCCCCGTGCTGGCGCAGTGGCTCGGCACCGAACATTTCACTGCGCTGGCAGGCGATTACCTGCGGGACCATCCCTCCACGCGCCCGTCCGTGCGGCATCTGGGTCACGCGTTCGCCGACTGGCTCGCTACGCAATGCGATGTCGATACAGGCGCCGTGGAACTGGCGCAGTTCGAATGGACGCAGGGCGAAGTCTTCGATGCGCCCGATGCACGCGCTGCCACGTTGGCGGAGGTCGCGGTGCTGCCAGTCGAAGCCTGGCCGACGCTGCAACTGTCATTCCAGCCCGCACTGCGCTGCCTGCCTCTGCAAACGTGCGTGCCGGCACTGGTGATCGCACATGCGGCCGAACACCCCTTGCCCGAAAGCCCCGACGCAGATCCTGCCGACTGGCTGCTGTGGCGGCAGGACTTCGACGTGCATTGGCGCCGTCTGCCCGCGGACGAAGCCAGCGCGCTGCGGCACATGGCCGATGGCGGTACTTTCGGCGACCTTTGCGCGCAGCTGGAAGCCGAACACGGTACCGAAGCACCGCTGCGCGCGGTCGGCCTGCTCAAACGCTGGATCCACGACGGCCTGGTGACGGCGTTGCAGGCCGCACCGCAGGTCCACTTCGAACACTGA
- a CDS encoding DoxX family protein, producing the protein MQPTSVRLHASALSFFRRIDWLGPLLVRLVFGYFWAETGWAKLHNLDFFSARFVEWGIPFPAFSAALCAGTEFVGGVLILLGLATRLTMIPMLINMLVALVVVVLPGISTLDELVELDEVLYVTLFVWLLIAGPGRASLDHLIARA; encoded by the coding sequence ATGCAACCGACCTCCGTGCGCCTGCACGCCTCCGCGCTGTCTTTCTTCCGCCGCATCGACTGGCTCGGCCCGCTGCTGGTGCGGCTGGTCTTCGGCTACTTCTGGGCCGAGACCGGCTGGGCCAAGCTGCACAACCTGGACTTCTTCAGCGCGCGCTTCGTCGAATGGGGCATTCCCTTCCCCGCGTTCAGCGCCGCGCTGTGCGCCGGCACCGAGTTCGTTGGCGGCGTGCTGATCCTGCTCGGCCTGGCCACGCGCCTGACCATGATCCCGATGCTCATCAACATGCTGGTCGCGCTGGTCGTGGTGGTGCTGCCGGGCATCTCGACGCTGGACGAATTGGTCGAGCTGGACGAAGTGCTGTACGTGACGCTGTTCGTCTGGCTGCTGATCGCCGGGCCAGGCCGCGCCAGCCTCGATCACCTGATCGCCCGCGCCTAG
- a CDS encoding TIGR00266 family protein, producing the protein MSQWYFLTGAEQTRSGPFDTTAAQDFARRNPGALAWREGQAGWQPAASLAELGGSAPSHMPPPPSAGMRADDIDFRIVGHDMQFVEVELDPGESAVAEAGALMFKDSSVQMDTVFGDGRSSGAGGGFMDKLLSAGKRVVTGESLFTTVYTHTGSGKAKVAFAAPFPGTVIALKLSEHGGRLICQKDSFLAGARGVSLGIAFQRKILTGLFGGEGFIMQKLEGDGWVFVHAGGTVVERELAAGERIDVDTGCVVAYHGGVDMDIRRVAGIKSMFFGGEGVFLATLTGPGKVWLQSLPFSRLAGRMLQAAPQNGGSRGEGSVLGGLGRILDGDNNF; encoded by the coding sequence ATGAGCCAGTGGTACTTCCTCACCGGTGCCGAGCAGACCCGCTCGGGCCCGTTCGACACGACCGCCGCGCAGGATTTCGCGCGCCGCAACCCGGGCGCGCTGGCCTGGCGCGAAGGCCAGGCCGGCTGGCAGCCCGCCGCGTCGCTGGCCGAGCTGGGCGGCAGCGCGCCGTCACACATGCCGCCCCCGCCGAGCGCGGGCATGCGCGCGGACGACATCGATTTCCGCATCGTCGGCCATGACATGCAGTTCGTCGAAGTGGAGCTGGACCCGGGCGAAAGCGCGGTGGCCGAAGCCGGCGCGCTGATGTTTAAGGATTCCTCCGTGCAGATGGACACGGTGTTCGGCGATGGCCGCAGCAGCGGCGCCGGTGGCGGTTTCATGGACAAGCTGCTCTCGGCCGGCAAGCGCGTGGTCACCGGGGAGAGCCTGTTCACCACCGTCTACACGCACACCGGCAGCGGCAAGGCCAAGGTCGCCTTCGCCGCGCCGTTCCCGGGCACGGTGATCGCGCTGAAGCTGTCCGAACATGGTGGCCGGTTGATCTGCCAGAAGGACAGCTTCCTGGCTGGCGCGCGCGGGGTGTCGCTGGGAATCGCCTTCCAGCGCAAGATCCTCACCGGCCTGTTCGGCGGCGAGGGCTTCATCATGCAGAAGCTCGAAGGCGATGGCTGGGTGTTCGTGCATGCCGGCGGCACCGTGGTCGAACGCGAGCTGGCCGCCGGCGAGCGCATCGACGTCGATACCGGCTGCGTGGTGGCCTATCACGGCGGCGTGGACATGGACATCCGCCGCGTGGCCGGCATCAAGAGCATGTTCTTCGGTGGCGAAGGCGTGTTCCTGGCCACCCTGACCGGGCCGGGCAAGGTCTGGCTGCAGTCGCTGCCGTTCTCGCGCCTGGCCGGGCGCATGCTGCAGGCCGCGCCGCAGAACGGCGGCTCGCGCGGCGAAGGTTCGGTGCTGGGTGGGCTGGGGCGGATCCTGGACGGCGACAACAACTTCTAA